The DNA region TTGTTTTTCCAAATTCTCAACTACGCATTCAGATTATCAAAACTCAGTAAATTTACCTCGCTAATCACACTACACAACAACATAATGAGTCATCATAGATTCAATTATCTACCATTGTTCACTTCCTTGCCGAATACGACAATTTAGTCAAATTCTCATTATATGCTACCTTCACACTCTTCTTACCCTTTAGTCTAGGCACAAAAATGAATGGTTATTCAAAGATTGGTAGCACTCCTACTACTACAACCCAGAAATCAAGATCTATAGATTTTTCAGATATTTTCTCATTTTCTCAAACACCAAAACCCATCAGGAACACTACTACTGTTGTCCCTCCAACCACTCTTGAAGCAGTTAATGATAACGAGGTCATCAAGAATGAGGGAGAGAGATTTGGAGTGATACTAGGTAGGAGCTCTTCGGTTTCTTCTTCATCTTGTTCTGCATCTGGGTTTCAGGCAACAGTGAAGAGAGCATTTTCTGTAAGAAGATGTTCGTCAGTTTCTGAGAGCTACTGTAGGATCCATGATCAGAACATGGTAATAGCATCAGATGAGTTTGTCAAAGAGGATGGTGATGATGTAACGAAGAAGAAAAAGCAGAGAGGAGGCAAGATTCTTAAAGTCTGTAAGCGATTGTTTGGATTCTAGTAGTTAATACTTCTGTAATTGTAGTATTATTATTGTAATCTTGAATAATGGGATTTGAATCATTCCTCTTTTTGAAAATGTTGCTTATAAAAAGCAAAAGTAGATTTTATGACGAGCTAGTAGTTTGATTGATTCATTAAGATAAGAGATAATTATTGTGGTTGAAATTTGGTTCATAATAATATGACACTGCAAGTCATTGTGAACCAAGCAAAGAGAGAGGTTCAAATGAAGTGGATACGAATCTACTAGTAATAAATTCCTTGTACAACCATGGAAAGGAAAACAGTATCATCCAAAAATGTCTCTTATGGAATCCAAAGAGGAAATTGGAATAATAATCCGAATAATAATCCCAAATCAGAATAACTAAATTATTCTAGTATGCAATTCTTTCAAATACGAGGTCTTAGAGAAGACGAACTGATTTAATTTAAGGAAGAATGTAATTTACTATTGGTTTGGATTTAGATCATCAGGTTCTTCATGTGAGATTCTCTAAGTCGAGTTTTTCAAACTTTTGGATCTTTGTTTGCAGTTGAGTCCCTCAAATATTGCTTAAAAAGCGAGTCCCTCGAGTATTGTTTTAGAAGGTGAGTCCCTCAAACATTGTTTTAGAAAGCAAATCCCTCAAATGTTGATTGAGTTTCATTAAGAGAGGATTCTCTAGTGGGGTCTAGTAGTCATATTGGCTCTAAGAGATGCAATGATTTCTCTTTGAGGATCCAACATTCATGTTGCCCTTAAGGGCGGCAATGATTCATCTTTAAGGATCCAATATTCATATTGCCTTTACCGGCACAAGGATTCTTCGTTGTGAAAGTGAAAAAATACACAAGAAGTGGGAGTTGAATTGTGTATAGATTTTTTTCGCTTTTGATGAACTACTTGAGTTTCTGAACAAGTTCAAAGTCTAATACCAGAGTGTCAATGGCAACTGAATAATAAAAAAGTTCAGAAGTAATAAACAAAAATCATCACATAGGGTTTATCCTAGTTTCTCTCCTTAActgagagtagtccagtccccttgtccaacaagagattttcactataataAATCTTAACTACAACTTTCCTCAATCAAACCAGAAAGAGACTTCAACTGTTCAATCAATCCAGAAAGATATTTTCGCTCAAGCAATTCTGCAAGAGACTTCTGCTCAATCACACCAAAAAGAGACTTCACTACTCAAGCACAAAGGCAAGAGACTTCACTGCTCAAGGAACCTTGCAAGAGACTTCTTCTACTTTATACAAACAGTTTAGTAGAAATGATTACAACTATACTTTGATACATAATCATAAGTATAGAAGTATTACAACAACTACAATGTTTCTTAGCACTTAAGATTTCTAAGttatacaaagataagaaatcttaaggGCTTGTGCAAATAAACAGATGAAACTTTAGCTCAAAGTTTTTACTCAACGCGTTATGTTAGATTGTGTAGTAGTTGTGTAACCTTCCTTCAAGTCTTCAGCTCCCTTTTATATAGGGAGATAAAAGAGTCGTTGGAAAGTTGTTTTGCATAGGTCAAACATTTAAAATGCAGCAACTGCAAGAGAGAGACATTGGAAGAAAAATTATGTTAAGATCTCCAACCAAAGTGTAATAACACAGTCCACTACATACTAGGTATAAACCTGACGAGGTGGGTGAACTGGATAAGTCACATCAGCTTTTCTTGAGCCTTGCATTAAGGAACTCTAGTTGACTTTTATCCTAAGTTCAGTGTTGGCAAGATAGGTCTGCTACGGGGACAGAGTACAAACCAGAGGTAGAGCTCTTCAAATCAGGGTCTCTAGAGTCTGATATGTCACCAGAGATAGAAGCACCATGATTACAGTTTGAACCTTCAGAGGCTAAAGCACCACGTTCAGAGTTTGATCCTTCATAATCATCAGATTCTGATCCATCAGAATTTGAGACATTCATCTAGTCAATAAATGCTTTCATTAGGGTTATATCTAAGTAGACTTTAAGCTTTATAATCATGCACACTCGAACATATGTTAGTATACCCAGTTGTTCTTTAAGTACTTTTTTACCAtcaaaacccaagggatatgaacaaatcttgttccaataatctcccttttttatgatgacaagCAAATGTATTTAAAAGTAATGGTTGGTCAGTTTAACTAACTTGACAACATCAGAGTCTGAGATTTGTAAGCCCTCCTAAGTATCCAAGTTATTTAAACTTATTTTGATAGTATAAAATATATATGTTCAGATTTAAACATTAAAATAAGTTCAGATGAGGGTTCAGGTATACAAAAGcattttaaaaatacttttatcATCTTAAACATTCTCATAATTTTCTTCCCCTTTTGTCATCAATAAAAAGTTAACAAATAAACACGTTAGTAGAGAGAAAAAGTGTTGAAGAAAAAAATAATACGAGAAAACCTGGAAAAATGGTTTGACATATACGCATTGATTCCATAAGTTCCAAGATAGTCAAAATTAGATTTTGACGGTCTAGTATAGGAAGAAAACTCAAGAAACAGTTTGACTCAAAAACACCTCTATAAAAGCAGATGTTGAATTAACACCTTGATCACATTTCTCTGGAGGTTTTCGGTATAATAAAAAATGGGAAAGACAATAACATTCATGGTTGACAATAGAGGTTTCACAAAGGAAATACGAAATCTAATGAATAACCAGGCAAGGATGGAGAAACATAAATCTGAGGCATTAACAATGGCTCAGAGATCTAAGGCTATAGAGGATGAAGGCTCGTCTACTGAAGTCTCCAAAAAGGGAAAGACCTTAGAAGCGTATTTTAAAGAGAAGGATTATGATGAAGGTTGGAATACTTATATGGAGACACAAGAAAGTACAGATTATCAAGTCTGTTATTTCCAACTGTAAAAAAATGTAATAGTCTTTAGGTCCAAATAATGTAATGTCCTCTTTTAATTAGAATTGAACTTTTACCACTATTTTAGCCAAGAGTAATCCTTTGCCATATATTCAAAAAGTTTGTGGAATAGGTTATCactcaatcagtaattaaaactGGAAAGTTTTTAATTAAGACAATAAGAAAATAAAGAAAACATTTCATTTgaagataaagataaagatagAGTACATAGACATCAAAAGAACCtaaaagaaaaacaacaacaaagaTTAAACATAAGAGCAGGCTCCATCCAAAGAGACCACCATGACTACAAAGGGATGAACAACTTTCAAAGCTTATGGAATCTTCAACTTATCACCCCAGATTTGTGAAGTAACATCAATCATTATTTTCTCAACCCCTCGCTGAGTGAAGAGTTCTGAAAGAACTCTTCCATAAGGAATGTAACAAGACTTCCCCTTGTGAAAGGATATGAGAGACATTTTAAGGTATTCAAACATAACGTGAGAGAGGTTAATCTTCATATCTGAGTTGAGACGAAACAAAAAACCTCTTTCATCAATATCTAGAGAGTTTAGATCTTTGTTCATTGCTAGAAGGTTTGATATCAAAACTTGATACAAGACTGATGTCTTGGAGTTAAGATTAGAAACCTTAGATAGATCATATATATTTTCAAAGATAAGGTGAGTAGGAAGAGAAGATTCCTTAAAGAGCATATCTGGAATAACACTTTCATCCTCCCAATTTATTGCATTGTAAATAAAGGTGGGGTGATGGTGATATGCACATCATATACAACTAAAAGAATGGCATGCTCTAGATTAAGTTCTTGGACAGATAAATTCACCCAGAATTCGTTGATCAGGTTAGGATAAGTAAGACCATAGAGCATAAAAAATAAATCATCCTAACCATTTTGGGAGGCAGTGTTTTAAAGATCAAAGCCATTAGCCATCATTTCTTCAAAATCTACAAGTTCTTTAATGATGACTACCAACTGGTTTTCCATCAAAGGTTATATTTATGGGCCATCTTAGAAGAGGGAGTAACTCAAAATAGAGAAGAtgaacaaaataaaataaactgAAAGATGTTTATAAAGATATGGACAGTGATTTGTCAGAAAGGTGCAAGACAATTGTCTTTGCTTTAAGACCACTCAAAGATAATCTTTTAGAGAAACACAACAGTAAAAACAAATAATAAATAAGTAGGAAAACATGAAGTGATGACAGAGAAGAATATTCACAAAAATCAAAGAGGTTTCACATCATTACCCACCAGTTTTTACCCAAAAACTACTATGTAAGATAATTATCAGATATGTAATTGTTGTCTGAAGCAAATAATCCACTCCAGAGTCTCAGAGTCTGAGGTCTTTCAGAATCCACTCTTTATCAGAGGTTATTTACAAAAACTCTGACTGAAGCTACTTCTAATCAAATTTAGACTTTGATACTCTACCCAGAAACAAGCATTATTCTGCAACAAGCACCACATTCAGATTCTTTTTaataaaatcaaatttttcaaTAGCTAAGGATTTTGTAAATATGTCATCTCATTGATGATCAATATCAATGAATTGAATATCTATTACACCTTTCTGAATATAATCTCTtataaagtgatgttttatttcaatatgcttGGTTTTGGAGCGTTGGACGGATTCTTTGTTAGACAAATAACAGTcgtattatcacaaaagatatGGATATTTTTCCACAAATCTGATAATCCTCTAGATGATATTTCATCCAGAGTAGTTGCGTACAACATTTTACagctgagatgtattctgcttcagtTGTAATAGAGCAATAGTTTCTTGTCTCTTACTGAAGGTGTGGAAATCACAAGAAATGGGGTGTTTGAATTGAGTTTTAAAAGCaaagctttttaccaactcaaaaaCACCACACAATACTAagaacaaagagataaaaacacgcttgaaactcaaagttactccaatccacccgccaaggtgattttgccttagacaatgacttaatccactataatcaattgattacaataatcacaaaaATACCCTTCTTGatcttctcaaggatccgactatactctagtctccttaaggaaaatcacaaagaacaactttctttatcttctcaaggatccgactaaAACCTAGTCTCCTCAAGGAAATACAAACAAAATGCTTGAATAAGTT from Lathyrus oleraceus cultivar Zhongwan6 chromosome 1, CAAS_Psat_ZW6_1.0, whole genome shotgun sequence includes:
- the LOC127086033 gene encoding uncharacterized protein LOC127086033, which gives rise to MNGYSKIGSTPTTTTQKSRSIDFSDIFSFSQTPKPIRNTTTVVPPTTLEAVNDNEVIKNEGERFGVILGRSSSVSSSSCSASGFQATVKRAFSVRRCSSVSESYCRIHDQNMVIASDEFVKEDGDDVTKKKKQRGGKILKVCKRLFGF